The genomic region AGAATCGTATGGTTGCTCGCACTTATGGTCAACGGCATGATCACCGGTTCTATTCTCGGCCGGTTTGAAGATGCGTTCGTTGCATTGCCCATACTCGTAACATTTATCCCCATGCTTACAGACACCGGAGGCAATGCCGGCAGCCAATCCAGTACGCTGATCATCCGCGGACTGGCAACCCAAGAGCTGGAACCAAAAGATTGGTTGGCAATCGTATGGAAAGAACTGAGAGTAAGCATCGTCGTAGGACTGATTCTTTCTTCTGTAAATTTTCTACGGATTATTCTCACCTACAAATCAGTAAATATCTTGGTAGCTCTGACAGTTTCCTTTGCCATGGTCTGTACGGTGATGCTTGCAAAGCTCATAGGTTGCATGCTTCCTCTCATTGCACAGAAAATCCACACGGACCCGGCCATCATGGCTGCGCCACTTATTACGACAATCGTCGATGCCATGAGCCTCATCATTTATTTTTCCATAGCAAAGACATTACTGCATATATAGTGGACATTGGCAGAAGTATATGTAGCCCAAGTGTTATTGCAACAACGATGACAAACAACAGGAACTTTTCCTAGTCGAACATATATACTCCTCTTGTCCTCAATGATATGACTGGGAATTCCTTACAAAGGAATTCCCAGCCTCCTACGGCAAATGATGCCACTTATTCAACCATAAATGAAATAGCAAACCAAAGGAATGCAAAGGACATACAATCCAGGATGTATTTCCCTGAATTTACCAGTAGCCACTTTGATCAGCACATGGGCAAGAATACCTGATGCAATACCGACAGCAATATTTGCTGTATAAGCTCCGAAAATAATCATGATGAAAGGACCAAATGCATTGGAGAAATCAGAGAAATCAATCTGAGAGAATCCACTGATCATCAGGAATCCGACAAAGATAAGTGCAGGTCCCGTAGCAGCATCAGGAATAATAACGAACAGAGGAGCAGCAAAAATCGTGACAAGGAACAACAATCCGGTAACCAAGGCTGTCAATCCGGTACGGCCCCCAGCTTCGACTCCTGAAGAAGATTCAACATAAGTCGTAATCGTCGTACAGCCGGTCATAGCACCTACGCAGGTACCGATGGCATCGACAAGAAACGGTTTCTGAATATCAGGAAGATCCCCGTTCTCATTCAGCATCCCTGCTTTTCCAGCAACACCAAGCACGGTTCCCAACGTCGAAAAGAAATCTCCGAAAAACGCTATGAAAACCCACACGGCTGTCCCTGCGGTAAAGAAATTCTTCCAATCAAAATTGAAACAGACATTACTCAGATCTGCAGCACTGGGAATTGCAAACGGATGTTCCGGCAAAACGGTAATGCCAAGTGGAATACCGGCAATAGTAACCACTAAAATTCCCAGAAGGATGGCACCCTTGACCTTATAGGCAGTCAGAATGGAAATGACGGCAAGGCCACCTATGGCCAACAAGACCTTGGGGTCAGAAAAATTACCCATGGAAATACCATTGGTAAAATTGGCGATACCAGTATCCTTGAAACCCAAATAGGCAATAAAAAACCCGATGGATGCTGAAATTGCCACTTTGATATTCCTTGGTATCATCCGGACTATCAGGTCTCTGATACCAAATACAGTCAAAAGGACAAATATGATACCTGAAACGAGCGTAATGGACATAATCGTCCCAAATGACATATCTCCGGACTGGAGCAAGGCTCCCAACAGAAAATTCGAGCCCATACCTGTAGAAAGTGCAAAGGGCAAATTGGCATACAATGCCATAAACAATGTAATAAGCCCGCTTATCAATGCACACATAATGAGAATTGCAGATTTACTGATGATAAATCCATTGACATCGACAAGTGAACTTGCCGGGCCGAACCCTACGATGGCGCTTGGCTGTACTGCCAAAACATACGCCATAGTCATGAAAGTCGTCAGCCCAGCAATGACCTCCGTCCTTACATCCGTGTTATGCTTCTTCAACTCAAAGAAATCCGTTTTCATACCCATCCTCCGAAACTTAAAAAATTAGCAAAACTGAGAAATAATTCTCTGTGACAAACCATCCACAAGCCCTTTGTCAGTAATGACAGCACCAGGAACAGCAGCAAGCGAGATTATGGCAGCTGCAAGCAAGGAAAGTTTCTTGTTGCATATTGCATCAAGTGCTTGCTGTTCCTTTTCTATCAACAAAGCAATTTCCCTGCATGGTTTGAAAGACATCAAGCCTGCTACAGGCAAAGGTAAAAGAGCTATATTATGATTTGCATCGACGACACAAATGCCACCTCCACATTTTTCAAGTTCTTTTGCGGCGACATAGGCACATTCAGGATCCCGGTACACAACAGTCAGATTATGGCAATCATGGGAAATCGTACTGGCAAACGCACCTTCCGTAATACCAAAATCCCGAAAAACAGCAATGGTTTTGCCACCGGTTCCATACCGGTTTATGACAGAGACAAACTGGAAATCAGGATAATCAGAAATATTCACACATCTGTCTTTCAAAGGAAGGACTGTTTCCTCAAACTGACGTATGCCATTTCGTTCTCCCCTGGCTACTATCAGCAAAGAAACAAAATCATCATTGCATTTTTCCTCTGGCACCCTAAGAAGGAAATCCTGGGATGACTGTATCTGGGGAATATTGACAGTATTAGGAAAAGCCTGCCCCGTTGCCTGTACATCGGAACCTAGGTATACTCCATTCTTTGCAGCCAGCTTGCCAGAAACAAATACGGCAAACGGCATATTGCCATCCAATTGTCTTACCAACTGCATATCTGCTATATAACCAGGCGCAATTGCTCCCAAATCATTGAATTGGTATTCCCTTGCAGCATTGAGCGTAGCGAACTTGATTACTTCCTTTGGGTCCATCCCTGCCTGAATTGCTTTTCTGACTACCCTGTTGACATGTCCGCTTGTCAGCAAGTCCTTTGCATGGACATCATCAGTACAGATGGAAACAAAATCATTCCAACTGTCATGCTTCAGGCCCCCTATCAGATCCGTCAAGTCATCTACCAAAGAACTGGCTCTAAGATTCACATGCATGCCGTTACGAAGTTTCTCACTGACTTCTGCTGCACTCCGGCTTTCATGATCGCTTACAGGGCCGCCCTGTAAATATGCAGCCAATTCCCGACCTGACACACCAGGTGCATGTCCCTGTAGGAATACGCCGCGCTTGATACCTTCATCTATAATGGCATGCATACGAGAACTGTCATTGCAGACACCTACGAAATCCATCAGTTCCGCAATTCCTATTATGCCATCCGTATCCAGTAATTCTGCAATTTCATCAGCACCAAAACAAGCACCGGAACTCTCCAAATCAGGCACAGAAGGAACACAGGAAGGAGCCAGGATATATTGGCGAAGCAGAGATTTTTTTGCATTTTCCAACATGAATCTTACGCCTTCTTTACCCATGACATTCCCGATTTCATGTGGATCTGTACAGACTGTAGTTGTTCCCCAGGGAACGATGGCCCTGCTTAAATTTTCAGGAATCATCATTGTGCTTTCCACATGCATGTGGGTATCGATGAATCCTGGGATAAGGTAACAACCTTCTCCATCAAAAAAGACATCAGAAGGCATGCCGTTTTTCACAGGAGTTTCCCTGACACAAACGACAATCCCGTCCAATACATCAACTTCTGCAGGATAAATTTCTCCCGTAAACACATTGAAAAATTTAATATTACCGATTGTAAGATCACATTTTTCCTTTCCTAGCGCAGCTTTGATAAGTCGAGTTCGATTCTTTTTGTATATCTGTCTCATCTTTTTTCCCTTTTTCTGAAACAAAAAATTAAAAAGCACGAAAATATGTATATAAATACACATCTTCGTGCTTTTATGTAAAAGTGTACCCAAAGATTTTCATTCATGTCAATGTTAAACAGATTTTCAACAAAAATAGACATCTTTAGACTATCTCATTGTTCAAAAATCATATAATTATCAAAATTAATAGCTAGCCTTACAACCTCTGTTTTGAGACCGACAACGAATTCCCTTCGAGAGCCATATCTGTTAATAAAACTGACGAAATCATATAATGATCAAACGCAAGGACGCTACGAAAGAAATCGGCAAGAAATATATGGTACTTGAGAGAGAGAGCAAAAGCAGGTGTCGACACGATACTGTTTGCCTGTACAGACCTCCCGGTAATTCCGGCAAACTACAGAACCATCAATATCATCGGCTCTTTAAAGGAATTGGCAAAGGCCCTTGTTGAAGAATTCCTGGAGCTTTAGGCCTGTTGAAAGAAAAACGGACACAAGTCATACTGGATAAAAGATAAATGGACGAATTGAACGATTCTACCATAAGGGAAAATAAACTTCCCTTTCGTTTTTGAACCTCTATGCCAGCCGCATTTCCTCCCTTCGGGACAAGGAAAAACTCAGACAGGAATATCGTAAGCAAAGGAGATTGCCATGCAAGAAAAGCCAGTCAACCATAAAACGATGTTGGAAAGGATGCATGTCACCTTGAACGCTTTCAGCCCGATCCCTGATGAACAATGGCGGAAACTTCTACCTAAGTTGCATTTTCTAAGTGTAACGAAAGATACTTATTTCATCCGAGCCGGAGATATACCAGATAAGCTGGCATTCATAGCAAAAGGTTTTTTCCGAGTATTTTATCTTTCTGAAACCGGATCTGAAACAAACCTGGTATTCCGCGATGAAGGTAAGCTCCTTTCTGCTTACAGTTCCTTTCTGACTCATACCAAAGCCAAGTATTTCTTCCAAGCCATGGAAACAAGTACACTGATTTACATCAGCCTTGATGATTACATCAACCTATCGACGGAACATGTTTGCTGGATGGTTATTACAGCCAAATATTCTCAGTTGCTTTTTATTGAAAAGGAAAATAGAGAAACCGAGTTACTTTCAGAAGATGCTTTTACCAGATATCTGCATTTTATGAAAAGGTCTCCTGACCTTGTGAATAGGATACCTCAGTTTCATCTTGCCTCCTATCTTGGAATCACACCAGAAACTCTAAGCAGAATAAGGAAAAAAAGAAAGTCATTGATCTAAGTCAATGATTTCTTCAAATAGAAAGGGCATACTCAGGAAAATTACGAACAGAGGTGTTTTCCCATGAAATATGCTGCAGAACTCTTTGACAAAGTCCAATACCTGTTTAAGGAAACGGGCTTCAACGACCATCAGTTACATTGTATATTACAGTTCTCAGGACATCTGGATGAAAGGCTACTAAAACAGGCATTATACCTGCTCCTTCAAGCCTTTCCTATTCTTGCCTGTACCTATCAACAAAAAGGCTCCCGTACATATTGGCAGACCTGTGATGTTTCCTTATTGAAAAATCTTTTCAGAATTACAGAGGATCAAAACACTTTTGAATCATTTTCAGAATCAATGATAGATGAGACCATCGGTCCCCAGATACAAGCATGTCTATATCGGGAAAAAGGAAATGACAGTCTTTCCATCATCATGAACCACATGGTCTGCGACGGTGCAGACTTCAAACGCTCACTTTATGTCCTTTCCTCATTCTACACGCAGTTTATTAAAAACCCAAACTTTATCCCCAATATACAACCTTTTGAAAATCGTAGCCTCAAACCAGTGACCTCAAAATTACGATTGTCTACAAAAATCAAATCTCTTTTGTTCAACGGAAAAGAAAGCAACCAAAAAAGTGAGGTGACTTTTCCTCTAGCCACATCAGGACCAACAGCCCCTTTCATCCTAACCCATAAGTTATCTGAAAAAAGAACAAAAGCCTTGATAAATCTTGGCAAACGACACGGAGCGACCGTAAACGATGTCGTACTGACAGCCTATTACCGTGCTTTGTCAAAGCTGCTGCATAAAAACGGGAGCAAACTGTTCATCCCCATCATGATTGATATGCGAAGATATGCACCCCAGCTGAAAAACCAATCCCTTTCCAATATCTCTTCTACGATCATCACCCATGCAACAATCGAAACAAACGAAACATTTGAAGAGACTTTGGAGAAAATCAATTCAGAACTGACGGCAATGAAAAAGAAATATATGGGAGTGAACGGTTTTGTCAAACTATCAGTAATTGACAAAATCTTTCCAAAGAAAATCAGCTATCAAATCATCAAAAGGAATTTGCACAATCCAAACATCTGTATGACAAACATCGGTATCTTAGATGATCGTCAACTGGTTTTCGGAAACACTCCATTGATAGATGCCTTTGAATGCGGTTCCATAAAGTACCGCCCACATTTTCAAATTGCCCTGAGCAGCTTCAAAGGAACCATGACGTTCAGTTGCAACCTCTATGGAAATGAACAAGACAAACAAATCATCAGACAATTTTTCTCCCTGCTTGATAGTGAACTGCCAGGATAATATGGAAAGCCGTATGCTAAAACGAAAGAAAATCAGCAGCAACATCCAATGCATCTTCAATTTTAAAACCAAATTACCTAGAAAGGTAAAAGCCCCTGCAAATCAGAATGATTTGTACAGGGACCCCAGAAAATACCAGCAAAATCAAAGAAACCGTTTATATCTCTAATCCCAGAAAAATTACTTTACGACGATTCCAGAAGCAATAGACTTTGCACCATCATCGCCAATGAGAACTTCCTTCCCATTGAGCCAATAGTATGCTTGGTCAAAATCACTACTGATTTCCTTTCGGCCAGCTACATAGACATCATCGCCATCAAGGGCAATTGCCTGGGCAAATGAATCAGAGGAGTCAGTATCAAGAACATATTCTGTCCCATTAAGCCAGTAACATGCATGATAATTGGAATCAGCAGGTTGCTGAAAACCAGCAATGTAGACATTATCACCACCAAGGACAATCGCTTTTGCTCCAGAACGATAAGAATCAGTGTCCAAAACTACTTCATTCCCATTGAGCCAGTAACAGGCCTGTTTCTTCTCATCACTGTTTTCCAGTTCACCTACCACATATACATCACTGCCATCAAGGATGATTGATTCTGCATATGAATAAGAAGAACTATCATCAAGTGTAGACACCTTACCGTTCTTCCAGTAGCAGGCATGGTAGACAGAACCTGTGTACTGATAACCAGCCACATAGATGTCACCATTGGCGGTAACAAAGATTGCATTGGCTGCAGAATCGTTGGAAGCATCGCCAAGAGCTGTCAAGGTTCCGTTTTTCCAATAGCAAGCTTGAAGAACAGTATCATCGGAACTATTGGTAATGTATTGGGAACCTGCAATATACACATCCCCGTCATCCGTCACATCAATTGCTTCTGAATATGAAGATTTCTCAGAATCGCTGCCGATAACCGTCACAGTCCCGTTCTTCCAATAACAGGCTTGTTTAACAGTGCCATTGGATTGGGAACCTGCTATATACATATCTCCACTATCCGTCACGTCTATTGCGTCTGCAGAAGAGGAAACATCACTGAGCAACGTCTTCTCTCCGTTGGTCCACAGACAAGCCTTGAAACCACTGACAGATTGACTTCCGACTACATATACCGTTGCAGAATTTCCATTCATATCAAGTGAACAACCCGTTACTGACAGCATGGCACACATCACAAGGACAATAGACAGTCCTATCCAGCCCTTCAGATTCCTTTCTTTCTTTTTCATAGTTTTTTTCCTCAGATGTTATTTGTAAGCTTGTTGGACTTTTTTTAAGGGAAAAGGAGAAGGCAAAAGTCCAATGTGTTGCAAGTAAATCGTAATTTTAGGTACTTGGTCAAGAAAAAAACAACAGTAATCAAAATATTTATATTATTCTTATACTTTTTTGATTATTTAGATAATTAAATATACATATCTATATAATATATATATGCAACACACCTAACTTTCGAATTAAGGAACCAAACTAAGCATTGGTATATATGAGCATATAAACTCATATATCAAAGATTTTAGATAAAATACCAGTTATATTTATTATATCAAATATATTAATAATACTTATTAAATATTTTTTTTATAAGCATAAAATAAGATTTCGTAAATAATATTCAGTAATATATCGTAAAGCAATCATACAAAAACTACAACTGAATTTAGGTTACAGCAACTTTTACTTCCAAGGGTTGTGTTCGTCAGCAATTACTTTCATTTTTGGTTGTAACAAAGGATTTCAACTTGCTTCGTTGTAGACATCACAGGCAAATATCAAAGAAAGACAACCGACAGACAAGAACGTTTTCCCTACATTGCCCACGGGAATTTATGCGGCAAGAAAAACCTTTACAGTTTCAGTATAAGAGCAGTTGCATAAAGATATTATCCCTATAGCGCCTCATCTTTGGCTCTATGTAAAATTGTTTTTGTTTATACATAGGTATACTTTCCCACTTTTCAACCAGGTTGACACTTTCGTTGAAATGGGCTACAAATACGGTCGTTGTATAACCAACCTAATAAGGTTGGCAAGCTGAAATAAGAATTTTTTTCCGGCTCTGTTAGCTCAGCTGGATAGAGCACTTCCCTCCTAAGGAAGGGGTCGGGCGTTCGAATCGCCCACGGGGCAACAGCCTATGTTTCTGAGGGTAATCAGGACATAGGTTTTTTATTGCCCTTATAAAACCAAATCCTTTTATTTCATCATATCCATGCATTCTTTTTCAAATTCATCCCTAAGTCGGAGGTACTCTCTGGTAGGTTCCTGGCATGAAAGGGAAAATCCAAGTTGGGTACTCAATCTTGTCAAATACTGATATGAAAGGTTGTTCATTACGTATATTTCCCTAGGAATACCATCCCTGCTGAATACCCGATGGATCAGGGAAATCATTTCAGACTGATGTGTACGGTAATCCCAGACACTCCGCAGGTCCAGAAGGCTATTATGTGAAACAGAACAAATTGAAACGATATTCACATGCCTCAAATCAATGCTATCTGCATGTATGTTCTGTACTATCGGAGCGCGATAGACTTTCTTCATAAAATAAATATCAAAAATCAAGACATCAGCAGTCTTATGCTCCCGAAGTTTTGAACCAGTAAATTCATCAAAAGGTTCCAGCACAGGATACTGAGTCTCTTCATACTTGGGAAACCCAATAGCGGAAAACATTGCGGCATCCGCATCATAGCAAAGTATCTGCCTTGTAGGCTCAACACACATCTTGAACAGATACTGACGGGGCAACATGCCCCCAAGAGCTTCTATTGCCTGCAAGGCAACATCAAGTAATTTTCTGGTCGGTTCGTTTCCTGTAGGTCCAAGCAAAATCTCCACCCCACCTCTCCGGTACATATGGAATTCAGGAACAACAGCACTCCAATTACCCTTGCAAGGCATCAGGTTGCCACGACAATAGGGAAATATGACCTGCAGGGCATCCATGCCACATAACAGCTCCATCTGGCGACTCGATCCCTCAAAGGTTCCGGAAGTTTCTGTTTCTTGGAAACGACAATATTCGATATAGCGATTTAAAGTATAATCTTCTTCAAGGAAAAAAGAGGGTTCGGTTATTGACTGAAAAGTATGTTTTTCTGCCTCCAAAGGCAAGGCACAGCAACTCCGCATTCGTGAAGTTTTCAAAATCAATCTTTCCATATAATTGCAAGGCAATGTCTTCTGCCCGTTCGCCTACCATTGCTGGCCTCCGGATAAAATGATACTGCCGCAAAGAAAAAAAAAGCAAGTATCCCTACAGGTATCGACCAATCTATTCTGTCTTGCCCAAGCTTCAGAAGGTTGTTATCCTAAGACACAAAAGGAACACAGATGTATAGTTTCATGAATGATTACAGTGAGGGAGCACATCCTGACATACTGAAAGCACTGGAAGCAACTGGCTTCACGCAAGAAGAAGGCTACGGCCTGGACAAGCATAGCCTCAGGGCAAAGGATCTGATAAGGGAGCTTGTCAAAGACAAGGATGCTGAAGTCATCTTCCTTACAGGAGGTACCCAGACAAACCTGCTTGCCATCAGCAGTGCACTCAGACCACATGAAGCTTGTATGGGTGCAACGACGGCCCATATAGCCACCCATGAAACTGGAGCAATCGAGGCTACAGGTCATAAAATCGTCACTGCCGAAACAACCGACGGGAAACTTTCACCGCCCCTTCTCCAACCTTTGCTTGATGCACACTATTTTGAGCATATGGTAAAGCCCAGACTTGTCTATATCTCAAATCCAACTGAACTGGGCACGATATATACAAAAAAAGAACTTATTGAACTCAGGACATTCTGTGATCAGAAAGGACTGATACTCTACTGTGACGGAGCCAGGCTCGGCTGTGCGCTCGAAGCGGCAGGGAATGACCTTTCCTTGCAGGATATGTATATGCTTACCGATGCCTTTTCCATCGGTGGCACAAAAATCGGAGCTTTGTTAGGTGAAGCTTTGGTCATCAGAAAAAAAGAAATGCAGGAGGACATACGCTACCTTGCAAAGCAACGGGGAGCATTGCTTGCCAAGGGAGCAGTATTGGGCATACAGTTTGAACAACTCCTACAGGACGGTTTATACTTCAAGCTAGCCGGGCACAGCATTGACTGTGCCCAGAAACTTGCAGAGGAAATGGGAAAAATGGGTATCCCGTTCCTCATTGATTCACCTACAAATCAGATATTCCCTATTCTCGAAGATACAGTAATTGCACAGCTGGAAAAAGACTATTCCTTTTACACATGGCAAAAAACAGACAGCAACCACAGTGCCGTCAGGCTGGTTACCTCATGGGCAACACCGATGAAAACAGTCCATAACTTCATCCAGGCTTTAGGAGCATTATTGGAAAAGGACTAAAATACTACTGAGCAAGGAGGAAAGCCAAAAGTACCAGCAACGCGAAAGCAATACAAGCAGCAATCCTTCGTCTCTTCCTATAGGTTATTTTCTTACCGACGGTCATGGTATGACGCAACTTTTCTTTCTCTGCTTCAATCCGGTCAATTTCCTGTTGGCGAACCCGGTTCCTTTCCGCCTCAATTTCCTGAGCTTTCTTAGCTTCCTCATGCTGTTGTTTTTTTAGTTCCATGTGAGTAAGTACACAACGGGAGCAAGGAACATAGCCAGGATAATCACTCATTTCATCATAGTAGCTTTCCTGGCAGGACGGACAGATATAAAGCCGTTTGAGAGAGCCATCGTCCTCCAGTTTGCATACTTCCAACCGTTTCTTGATAAAATCAAGATCCTCTCCGCTATGGGTCAAACGATACCACAGACTTCTATGAGGAATCTGAAAACCTCTTGAAAGTTCATCATCCAAACGTACGACACGTTCGCTTAGTCCCCTGTCCTGGGTGATCAAAAGAATATTGAAATTTACCCCACGTTTCCTGAACAAAGAAATAAGATGATCATCAGCAATGCCGATGCTTCCGGTATCCCGTATCCTTATGAAACCTTTGCGAGCCAGATTCTTGATCAGGCTCGGCAGGATCATAGCCCTTATCTGTACTTCCCGGTCCTTCTCGTTGTTATTCTTCAGGCCATGGAGTTCCTCCATTGTCTTTTCCAAGATGACCAGGCGCATGCGCCTGCGTCTCAGCATGGGCATTACATTAGCCAGGAAATAGAAGAACCAATCTTTATGGATCAGAGGAGCCGTATCAACATAGATTTCATCAAAATCTTTCAGCTGCGCATCCAAAGTATCGGTAAAGGTACCGTCTTTTTTATACAGGTCAAATTTCAAAAGGCTGCAGCTCAGTATCTCACGGCAAAGGGGAAGATCCTCAAGAAGGATTCCCTCACCGACCTTGATACCTGCACCTTGAAGCAAGGTAGTTACCCGACTCTCACTGACAGAGAAATCGGAAGACAATTGTTTTACAAGTACATCACCACTTACTTTTGCTACCGGCTTTCTATGATGGAATACTGACATAAGCTATTTACCACTCTTATGAATGATCTCAGCAATAGCTTTTTTATCCAATTCCATTGCTTTTTGCTCCGTTTTTTTGAAACCAGCAGGAAGGCTCACGTTTTTAGTGCCCCATTTCAGATAAAACCCATACCTTCCGTTATACAGACCGACATCCTGTCCGTCAACCTTTCCGAAGCTTTTCAATGCAACGGCCTTGGTCCTGACACCTTTTCCTTTTCCCTTTCCGGCAGTTGCCGAACCAGCAGCAAGCAAATGCAAACCTTCATCAAGGTCTATCGAGAAAAGCTGTGCATCATGGTCTCTCCGGTCCAGTCTGGCAGTCTTTTCACCATCGCTGATGTAAGGGCCATATTTACCTTTGTTTGCAATAATCTGCCTGCCATCTTCCGTATTGCCGAGTATTCGGGGAAGACGAAGATAACGGGTAGCTGTTTCGATATCTGAAGCAGCTTCGCTTTCCTGCATCCATGTAGGGATACTTGCGCGTTTTGGTTTTTCTTTTCCTTTCATCTGACCAAGTTGCCAGTACGGTCCAAAACGGCCATTGCACAACAATACATCCTCTCCGTCAAGTTTTCCGATGACCTTCGGTTGATTTGACTGTTTGCCCTGCTTGATCAGATTCTTGACATCTTCATCGGTAATCGTGCCAGGCATCCAGTCCTTGGGCAAGTTAATATATTCCCTCTTGCCATCCTGCTCTTTTCCCAATACATACGGCCCATAAGGACCTATCATGATAGGATTTTCAGGACTGACTTGCGGCAAGCAGAGAGTCTTTGCAACTAGTTTATCATCTGCTTTCTTCTGATTTTCTATCCTTTTCTCCAATCCATCATTCCCAAAATAGAAATCAGTAAGAAGTGTCAGTTCATTTTCTTTTTCTTCTGCTATCTTGTCGAGATCGCCTTCCATCTTCCGAGTAAAGTCGTAGTCAACGTACTGGGGAAAACTGTTGTCAAGATATTGGCATACAGCAAAACCGACAAAAGTCGGAACCAACGCGTGCCCATCTTTCTCCAGGTAATCCCGTTTCAGCAATGTATCGATGATGGTGGCATAGGTTGAGGGTCTCCCGATACCTAGCTTTTCAAGTTCCTGGACAAGTGAAGCCTCAGTGAATCGGCTGGGAGCCTTTGTTTCATGTGCATTCTTCAGTAAGTCAAGAAGCGTAAGCTGTTGCCCTTCCTCCAGGGCAGGGAGAAGTTTCTCCTTGTCTTCAAGGGCGGCCTCAGGGTCTTCCTTGCCTTCTACATAGGCCCTGAGGAATCCTGGAAACACGATCTGCGTACCACTGGCCGTAAAGGTTCCTTCACCTGCTTTTATTTTCACCGTTGTAATGTTTTTCTTGGCGTCTGCCATCTGGGTAGCCATTGTCCGGGACCAGACCAGACGGTATAGAGCCAGATCTTTCCCCTTGAGGCCACTATCCTGCGGATTGCAGAAATGTTCACCTGCCGGACGGATGGCTTCATGTGCTTCCTGGGCCTCGGCACTCTTGGCCTTGAACTGACGGGGTGAAGGAGAGAGATAGGCTTTTCCGTAAAGGGCTTCGACTCCTTCGCGTGCTCCGTTTATACCTTCCTGGCTCAAAGTCGGGCTATCAGTCCTCATGTACGTAATCAGCCCATTTTCATACAGCCTCTGCGCGACGCTCATTGTCTCCTTCGAACTGAACCCAAGCTTCCTGATTGCTTCCTGCTGGAGCGTGCTGGTAATGAACGGAAATGCAGGATGTGAAATAGTAGGTTTCGATTCAATTCCTGAAACGATGTAGGGCTCCTTTTTAAGTTCGGCAACCAGGATATCAACTTCTCTCTCATCCAACCTGAGCACCGATGGAGATTGCTTATATACACCTGTCGTCGAGTC from Spirochaetia bacterium harbors:
- a CDS encoding amidohydrolase family protein; protein product: MRQIYKKNRTRLIKAALGKEKCDLTIGNIKFFNVFTGEIYPAEVDVLDGIVVCVRETPVKNGMPSDVFFDGEGCYLIPGFIDTHMHVESTMMIPENLSRAIVPWGTTTVCTDPHEIGNVMGKEGVRFMLENAKKSLLRQYILAPSCVPSVPDLESSGACFGADEIAELLDTDGIIGIAELMDFVGVCNDSSRMHAIIDEGIKRGVFLQGHAPGVSGRELAAYLQGGPVSDHESRSAAEVSEKLRNGMHVNLRASSLVDDLTDLIGGLKHDSWNDFVSICTDDVHAKDLLTSGHVNRVVRKAIQAGMDPKEVIKFATLNAAREYQFNDLGAIAPGYIADMQLVRQLDGNMPFAVFVSGKLAAKNGVYLGSDVQATGQAFPNTVNIPQIQSSQDFLLRVPEEKCNDDFVSLLIVARGERNGIRQFEETVLPLKDRCVNISDYPDFQFVSVINRYGTGGKTIAVFRDFGITEGAFASTISHDCHNLTVVYRDPECAYVAAKELEKCGGGICVVDANHNIALLPLPVAGLMSFKPCREIALLIEKEQQALDAICNKKLSLLAAAIISLAAVPGAVITDKGLVDGLSQRIISQFC
- a CDS encoding aminotransferase class V-fold PLP-dependent enzyme yields the protein MYSFMNDYSEGAHPDILKALEATGFTQEEGYGLDKHSLRAKDLIRELVKDKDAEVIFLTGGTQTNLLAISSALRPHEACMGATTAHIATHETGAIEATGHKIVTAETTDGKLSPPLLQPLLDAHYFEHMVKPRLVYISNPTELGTIYTKKELIELRTFCDQKGLILYCDGARLGCALEAAGNDLSLQDMYMLTDAFSIGGTKIGALLGEALVIRKKEMQEDIRYLAKQRGALLAKGAVLGIQFEQLLQDGLYFKLAGHSIDCAQKLAEEMGKMGIPFLIDSPTNQIFPILEDTVIAQLEKDYSFYTWQKTDSNHSAVRLVTSWATPMKTVHNFIQALGALLEKD
- a CDS encoding Crp/Fnr family transcriptional regulator, which translates into the protein MQEKPVNHKTMLERMHVTLNAFSPIPDEQWRKLLPKLHFLSVTKDTYFIRAGDIPDKLAFIAKGFFRVFYLSETGSETNLVFRDEGKLLSAYSSFLTHTKAKYFFQAMETSTLIYISLDDYINLSTEHVCWMVITAKYSQLLFIEKENRETELLSEDAFTRYLHFMKRSPDLVNRIPQFHLASYLGITPETLSRIRKKRKSLI
- a CDS encoding NCS2 family permease; the encoded protein is MKTDFFELKKHNTDVRTEVIAGLTTFMTMAYVLAVQPSAIVGFGPASSLVDVNGFIISKSAILIMCALISGLITLFMALYANLPFALSTGMGSNFLLGALLQSGDMSFGTIMSITLVSGIIFVLLTVFGIRDLIVRMIPRNIKVAISASIGFFIAYLGFKDTGIANFTNGISMGNFSDPKVLLAIGGLAVISILTAYKVKGAILLGILVVTIAGIPLGITVLPEHPFAIPSAADLSNVCFNFDWKNFFTAGTAVWVFIAFFGDFFSTLGTVLGVAGKAGMLNENGDLPDIQKPFLVDAIGTCVGAMTGCTTITTYVESSSGVEAGGRTGLTALVTGLLFLVTIFAAPLFVIIPDAATGPALIFVGFLMISGFSQIDFSDFSNAFGPFIMIIFGAYTANIAVGIASGILAHVLIKVATGKFREIHPGLYVLCIPLVCYFIYG